From one Mytilus galloprovincialis chromosome 13, xbMytGall1.hap1.1, whole genome shotgun sequence genomic stretch:
- the LOC143057429 gene encoding complement decay-accelerating factor-like has protein sequence MFGNNEVVCRAGGNWSKINFECLDCGQPPALANSKVVNKNILTTLGRYIYYKCDSGYGATRTRYRVKCLSNARWSNPSATCKALCPSFPMIPNAEINSTTTSKLRDTQIFYTCNIGYEPPKMWIKCLDNTLSNDSLAIWSDPNENCRRVDCGPPYDVMNANYGFVNVTLYQETITYSCNDGMTMTGFVYNSTCQANRTWTETNFVCAGK, from the exons ATGTTTGGAAACAACGAAGTGGTTTGTAGAGCTGGTGGAAATTGGTCAAAAATTAACTTCGAATGTCTTG ATTGTGGTCAACCACCTGCCCTGGCAAACTCAAAAGTggtcaacaaaaacattttaaccACATTAGGTAGATATATATACTACAAGTGCGACTCCGGATATGGTGCAACAAGAACAAGATACAGAGTAAAGTGTCTGTCAAATGCTCGTTGGTCTAACCCTTCCGCAACCTGCAAAGCAT TATGTCCATCTTTTCCAATGATTCCAAATGCAGAGATTAATTCAACAACCACCTCGAAATTACGAGATACACAAATATTCTACACGTGTAATATTGGTTATGAACCACCAAAAATGTGGATTAAATGCTTAGACAATACATTATCAAATGATTCTCTAGCCATATGGTCAGATCCAAACGAAAATTGCCGAAGAG TTGATTGCGGCCCTCCTTACGATGTTATGAATGCCAACTATGGATTTGTAAATGTGACTCTTTACCAAGAAACGATAACATACAGTTGCAATGATGGAATGACAATGACGGGGTTTGtatataacagcacatgtcaagCGAATAGAACATGGACGGAAACAAACTTTGTATGCGCAGGTAAGTAA